One genomic region from Spirosoma sp. KCTC 42546 encodes:
- a CDS encoding SDR family oxidoreductase — protein MTPSLWSLSGQRALVTGGTKGIGEAIVRQFLDLGASVFIIARDNELLQQQLTDYQQQGHTVDGLAADVSQPGTAVQIMEIVQKKWGHLDILINNAGTNIRKPTAEYSPAEYDYILNTNLRSAYEMSQAAYLLLKASSKGGKLVMVSSVSGLAHTSSGSLYGMTKAAMLQLTRNLAVEWAPDGIRVNAVAPWYIKTPLATPVLTNPEKLAGILKRTPMNRVGEPEEVASVVSFLCMPASGYVSGQTIAADGGLMAWAY, from the coding sequence ATGACCCCATCACTCTGGTCGCTCAGTGGCCAACGTGCTCTTGTAACGGGCGGAACCAAAGGAATTGGCGAAGCCATTGTTCGGCAATTTCTGGACCTCGGCGCATCTGTTTTTATTATCGCACGAGATAATGAGTTGCTTCAACAACAGTTGACTGATTACCAGCAACAAGGCCACACAGTTGATGGCCTAGCCGCCGATGTGAGCCAGCCGGGCACCGCAGTTCAAATTATGGAGATTGTCCAGAAAAAGTGGGGGCATTTGGATATTCTGATCAACAACGCCGGAACGAATATCCGTAAGCCTACAGCTGAGTATAGCCCTGCCGAGTACGACTACATACTGAATACCAACTTGCGGTCGGCCTACGAAATGAGTCAGGCGGCCTATCTATTGCTTAAGGCATCCAGCAAGGGCGGCAAACTTGTGATGGTCTCATCCGTATCGGGTTTAGCCCATACCAGTAGCGGATCATTATATGGTATGACTAAAGCGGCCATGCTCCAGCTAACCCGCAATCTGGCTGTTGAGTGGGCCCCTGATGGCATTCGGGTAAATGCGGTTGCACCCTGGTACATAAAAACACCCCTGGCAACACCTGTACTCACTAATCCAGAAAAACTAGCTGGCATTCTGAAACGCACACCCATGAACCGCGTCGGCGAGCCGGAAGAAGTAGCTTCTGTAGTGTCGTTTTTATGTATGCCTGCCTCTGGCTATGTCAGTGGACAAACTATTGCGGCAGATGGTGGCCTAATGGCCTGGGCTTATTAA
- a CDS encoding PadR family transcriptional regulator, giving the protein MEPVSSEFLRGTLKTIVLKLLSEQDKMYGYQITQAVKERTHGELTLTFGALYPVLHKLEQEGLLINESIEVDGRLRKYYSLTDSGTQMAIQKISEFERFVDYMQQLFQTPPNLAFGN; this is encoded by the coding sequence ATGGAACCAGTCAGTAGTGAGTTTTTACGGGGAACGTTGAAGACAATTGTATTAAAACTGCTCTCCGAACAAGATAAAATGTACGGTTACCAGATTACACAGGCCGTTAAAGAGCGTACTCATGGTGAGCTGACGCTGACCTTCGGGGCGCTCTATCCAGTTCTTCATAAGCTGGAGCAGGAAGGCTTATTGATAAACGAGTCCATTGAGGTGGACGGCCGCCTACGTAAATATTACTCCTTAACAGACAGCGGCACACAAATGGCCATTCAGAAGATCTCTGAATTTGAGCGATTTGTCGACTACATGCAGCAGTTATTTCAAACACCTCCGAATCTGGCTTTTGGCAATTAA